The nucleotide window TTGTGAAGTGTTTCTGACTCTTAACGTTGTGCTGCTGGAGCATGAAATTAAGAGCATCACTAAACTGTTGAACCAACTTGTGAACACTAAGCTTGATGGCATCATCGTCCAAGATCTTGGTTTGTTCGATTTGGTGAAAAAGCATTTCCCATCGTTAGATGTTCACGCATCGACTCAGCTGACTACGCACAACGAAGGCCAGATTAAGTTCTTGTCTAAAATTGGCGCAACACGCGTTAACTTGTCTCGTGAATTGAACCTACCAGAAATCAAAATGCTGACGGAAGTAGCACACGATCACGATGTTCTAACCGAAGTGTTTGTACATGGCGCTTTGTGTATCGCATTCTCTGGCCAATGTTACTCGAGCTCAGTAAGTGTGGGTAACTCAGGTAACCGTGGCCGTTGTAGCCAAGCATGTCGTGATGAATACGAAATCACCGATGCAGGAAACAAGTTTCCACTGAACCTGAAAGATAACTCTGCTTACTACGACCTACCTGAATTGGTTGATGCGAAAGTCGACTCATTGAAAGTTGAAGGCCGTATCAAAGGCGCACACTACGTATACACAGTGGTTGATACGTGGCGCAAACAGATTGATAGCTTTGTAGAAAGTGGTTTGTTGATCGAAGACGATTCAAACCTGCACAAAGTATTCAACCGTGATTTCACCAACTCTTTCCTTAAGGGCAACCTAACGAAAGACATGTTCATTGATAATCCTCGTGACAACAGCATGAACTACGCCGTTGATAAAGCGACGAAAGAGAACAATGAAATCTCAGTCGTACAAATTCAAGAAGTGACCAGTGATCTTTATGAAGCGAAAAATGCCCTAGGCAGTGAAATGCGTGACAAGATCGAGTTCCTTGATATTCGTAAAACACCCGTGTCATTGTCGTTTAACGCTAAGGTGGGTCAACCATTTACGGTGACAGTGAACACACCAAAAGAAAACTTTACGGTTCAATCTCAATCATTATTGGCAACAGCTAAAGAGACTGCGATTACTCAGGCGTTACTTGAAAAGCGTTTCAAGTCAGTGAAGAGTGCGGTTCATACGCTTGAAAACTGTAATTACGACAACTTAGATGAAGGTCTGATTCTTCCTTTGAAAGAAGTGTCGGTCTTAAAAGACGAAATCGATTTCATCTTAAACGGTTCTGTGAAAGTGATTAAGCACGTTGAAGTGCCAGCACTGCCTCAGCAACCAAAGGTTAACGAGAAGCCAACCATGTCGATGCTTATCGCTGATGTGGAAGACTTGCACCTGTGTGACGTAACTGACGCGGATGTTTACTTCAAACTGCCTGAAAGCTTCAAGAAGCGTTGTAATAAGTACATCGACATCCTGGCAGCAAACCCACGTTTGATTCCTTGGTTCCCAGCAGTATTGATCGGTAAAGATTACGACGAAGCGGTTCGTATTCTTGAAGAGATCAAGCCAGCTCGCATCGTAACCAACAACACGGGTATTGCTTACAAAGCTTACGAAATGGGTATCGAGTGGGTTGCTGGCCCATTCATGAACACCACGAACTCTCACGCACTGGTTACGCTGAAAGAAGAGCTGAACTGTGCTGGTGCTTTCATTTCGAACGAGATCAATAAAGGCCAGATTCGTCATATTCGCCGCCCAGAGAACTTCAAACTGTTCTACAGCATCTACCACCCAATCTTGATGATGACCAGCCGCCAGTGTTTCTTCCAAAGAACCGTGGGTTGTAACAAGCCAAGCATCGAAGCGGGTTGTATGTTGAAGTGTGAGAAAGCGACCACGATTACCAACGTGAAAGGCATCTCTTTCGCGGTTGATAAACAGAAGGGTGGCTACCCAAGCATTTACAACCATGAGCAGTTCTTAAATCATGACGCTGTAACGGATTTCTCAGGTCTGTTTGACGAGTTCTTCATTGACCTGACCAACATCGGCGCGGGTTCGAAAGAAGTACAAGACAAAGTAGAGCTGATTAAACATTTCCAAGGTTTGATTAACGGTGTTGACGGTTCACAACAGAACCTAGAGCAGATGGTTGAAGTTCGAACTAATGCTCAGTACGTTCAAGGTTTATAGGGTGCAAGGTCTATAGGGTTCAGGTTTGTAGGTCTATAGATTTATAGGCTGCACGGCTTATAGCTTCTAAAGCAAAGAGCGTTCAGCTTCAAGGTCTATAAGTCTTAACCGTTTATAACCGCTTATAAACACTTTGAACCAATAAACAAAAGGCCACTCAATCGAGTTAATGCCGATCGTTTAAGAAGACTTGAACGATCTTGCAGTTAGCAGATAATCCCCATCAACAACGTTGATGGGGATTTTTTTATGCTTGAACAAGAATTAGCAATGGCACACGAGACCATTGAAGATGCCGACAATTATGAATCTGTCGTCGACGCCATTCAGATTGAGTGGATAGAACAAGCTCTTCTTGAAACCAATAAAGCGAGCATAAGACGACGTCGGCTTCCCGCTCAGCAAGCTGTCTGGTTAGTTATTTGGATGGGGCTGCAACGCAACATGTCTATCAAAGAGGTATGCAGTTCATTAGACATTGCGCTTCAGCCTAAACCTGAAGATAGCTGGTCTCGTGTTGCACCTAGTGTCCTAACTGATTCACGCCGACGTCTAGATGAGAGTCCATTAGCGGCTCTGTTTCACACAACGGTAAAGGCTTGGAACGGAGATATCCTTCAACAAGATAAAGACTTGGAGCTTAATGTTCTTGCTGTGGATGGAACAACATTTAGGTGCCAAGATTCCCCAGAGAACGCTGAAGAATTTGGGTTCATCTCTAAAAAATTGAAACCTTACCCTCAACTTCGTTTAGTCGCTTTGATGTCAACAGAAACTCGAATGATTATGGGGGCGGCTTTTGATGGCTGTCATGTCGGTGAAACGACCTTAGCTAAGCGTCTATTCAATGATATCCCCGCACATTCATTGACCTTATTTGATCGTTGTTATTTCTCGGCAGACCTCTTGTTGTCGTGGCAAGAGAGTGCGGAAAATGCTCACTGGTTAATGCCGGCAAAACGTAAGCTACGCTATGAAGTGTTGGAGAAATATGCGGAGAACGACATGCTCATCTCAATGCCCATATCTCCTCAAGCTCAACGGCAGAATCCGAATTTACCCGCACGTTGGGAAGCTAGATTAGTCCTATATCAAGAGCCAAAAGGTGAGATAAAAGGTTTTATTACTTCACTTACAGACCCTAGTAGATACTCGCTAGAAAGCCTGCTGCGTATTTATTGGCAACGCTGGGAGATAGAAGAAGGTTATGGTGAAATTAAACAGACTCAACTGCAAAGTCACGTCACTTTACGAAGTCGTTTTTCTGCCGGTGTGAAGCAAGAGCTTTGGGGCGTATTACTTGCCTATAACTTAGTGCGATTAGAGATGGTTAAGATAGCTTCAGAAGCCGGGGTTCGAGCGACTAGGGTCAGTTTTACCGCCGCAATTAACCTTATTGATGCGCAATTACGTTGGTTAGCTTTAAGCCCAGACGGAACTCTACCTGTAAAACTGAAAAGGATGAGAGACAGTTTGAGTCACTTCATTCTTCCAGATAAAAGAAAGGACCGAACGTTTCCACGTTCAGTCCTCTTTGTCCCAGCCAAATATCCGTTCAGGTTCAAGCAATAATGCTTATCCGAACGGCATTAACTCAATCGAGTGGCCTTTTTGTATCTGAGTATTTTGAATCAGCGAATACGTTATTCCGTCACGGCTTCTTGTTTGAAGCATGGGCTTTTCAACGTGTTCATCTTTTCAATTTCGTTGGTTAAGCGCAGCGAGAGCAGGGCTTTTTGGTTTGAAGCAAAATCAAACATCACGATAGTCGCGGTGCCTATGGTCGTCAGTTTCTGCTGAGTTTTACTGACAATCGCGTATTCCATGGTGAATCGGTCATCTTGAATATCAGTGACACGAGAGCCAATCATTAAGGTATCTGGATACGTGACTGGGCGGAAATACTTACAGTAAGTGTCACCAAGAACAGGGCCAACTTTGGTAATCGCCATCTCTTCCATCAGCTCAACGTGCTTAAAGAAATCTAAGCGAGCGGTTTCGAAATAGCGAAAATATACGGCGTTGTTAACGTGATTGAGTGCGTCCATTTCTCCCCAAGCGACTGGGATTTCTGTTACTACCGGGTAGTCAGATAATAGTGCTTCCATGCGAACTCTCTTATTGTTATCTGTATAGTTAATGTTATCTGGGTAATTAATGTCATCTGCTTATCCTTCATCGGGATAAGTTGTTATTGGAATAAAAACCCTACCGCTAAATTAACAAAACTGCAACACGTGTGATTTAAGTTTTTGAAGCTTGAAACCACACAATGTCAGTGACTTAACTTTCCGTTACTTATTAATTAGTGTCTCACTAAACAAACGACTTACGCACATCCACTCAATGATTACGCATTAAGGTGTTTGAATTGCAGTTCAACTAGGCGTTGGTACAATTCGCAGCTATTGATGAGAGACTGGTGGTCGCCGATGTCTACTAGCTGTCCTTTATCGAGCACCGCAATCTGGTCGGCGTGTTTAATTGTTGATAAACGATGGGCGATAATGATCGTCGTTCTACCACGCATTAACTCTTCTAAAGCTTGTTGTACGTGATGCTCACTTTCGCTGTCTAGTGCGCTGGTTGCTTCATCCAATAACAGAATATTCGGATCTTTTAAGATGGCACGAGCGATGGCAATACGTTGTCTTTGCCCGCCAGACAATCTCACGCCACGTTCACCAAGAAAGCTGTGATAGCCCTCAGGTAAGTTCTGGATGAACTCATGTGCGTGTGCTTTCTTAGCGGCCTCGATAACTTGCTCGTCCGTTGCTTTCGGGTTTCCGTAGCGAATGTTATGGAACACATCGTTACTGAACAGAGCAGGTTGCTGTGGCACCAATGCCATCTGCTTTCTTAGCTCGTTAGGATCAAACTGATTCAGTTCAACACCGCCTAAGGTTACTTTACCCACTTGCGGATCGTAGAAACGTTGCAGCAGTTCAAACAGGGTAGTTTTGCCTGCACCAGACGGGCCAACCAATGCCAACACTTTGCCTTCATGGGCAGTCAGTGTGAGGTTACTTGTTGCAGGCTGGTCGGGTCTTGAAGGGTAACAGAAAGTCACATCATCAAAAGCGACTTCGGGTGTCACGTTATCCAGTGATGTTGGGTTCGCTACTGGCGCAACAATATGGCTTTCAACTTGTAGAATTTCAATTAATCGCTCGGTCGCACCTGCCGCGCGTTGCAGTTCACCCATCACTTCAGAAATGGTACCTAATGACGAAGCCACCATAATGGCATAGAAGACAAACGCCGCTAAGTCACCCGCCGACATGGTGCCGTTGATGACATCACTACCACCAACCCACAGCATCCCTGATATTGCGCTGAACACGATAACAATCACACCAGAGATAAGAATCGCGCGCTGTTTTACACGCTGGCGACCAATCTCATAAGCCTTTTCCACTTCTACCGCGAATGACGCTTTCTCTTGCTCTTCTCGGCTGTAGCTTTGCACCGTTTTAATGTGCTCAATTGCCTCACCTGCGTAAGAACCCACATCAGACATGGAGTCTTGGCTTTGGCGAGATAAAGCTCTTACACGACGCCCATAGACAAGGATCGGAATCAAGATAAACGGCACCGAGGCCAATACAATCAACGTCAGCTTAATATTGGTGGCAAACAGCATGATGATTGCACCAATACACATCAATGCGCTGCGCATCGCCATAGAGAACGATGAACCAATGATGCTTTGAAGCAGAGTGGTATCCGTGGTGATGCGCGACATGATGTCGCCACTGCCATTGGTCTCGAAGTAACTCGGATGCAGCGTCACGACATGATTGAAAACCGATAGGCGAATGTCCGCACTCACGCGTTCTCCAACAGAAGAAACCAAATAGAAGCGGAAGAAGGTACCAATCGAGATCAATACGACCACGACCATGATGAATTGAATCGCGCTGCCTAAATCTGAGAGTGATTGTTGGCTAAAACCTTGGTCGATGAGAAGGCGAATACCATGACCGACTGAAAGGGTTAAGCTCGCCGTGAAGATCAACGCGATCAACGCAGCAATAACACGACCTTTATAAGGCTGAATGAATTTACTCAGCTCAAACAAAATACTGAGGCTTTTTTTCTCAGGTTTGGGTTCTGGCGCTTTTTGAGTAGAGCGCTGAGTTGAGTCGAGCGTAGAAGAGACATCGTTTTGCATATGACTGCCTTAATGTGTTGTCGCTTTAAAAATAGATGGCTTGTTGCTTATGGCTTGTTACTTATAACTTATTGCTTGTACTGCGCGTTGTTCGCTGAGCAGTACTTGTTGTTGAGAATAGAACCCATTAAAGCATTTATTGCTCCGTGACGCTCCCTAGGAAACTCAATTTCCAATATTTCATCATCATCAAGTGCATAGTTCGAAACGACCTTAAAGGAAAACTAAGCATTCTGATCGAGTCAGTTCGATAGGAAAGTAGGGGATTTAACCCTAATTTTTATGCAAGTAAATTAGCGTTAATAGGAGAGTGCGCTCATAAGTTAGCAATCGAGTGGTGATTTATAAATTGACAGAAAAACGTTTGCTTTTTATCTCGATATTAACTTTATCAATGACTTGCAATTTTTGGTTGTAAGACCAGTTATAGCGACTGTTTTTTGTGCAATATTTGTTAC belongs to Vibrio splendidus and includes:
- a CDS encoding peptidase U32 family protein, translated to MSRKIELLAPGGDVEAIKAAIVAGANAVYCGLDTFNARNRASNLSLDELNGVIRLAHEYGCEVFLTLNVVLLEHEIKSITKLLNQLVNTKLDGIIVQDLGLFDLVKKHFPSLDVHASTQLTTHNEGQIKFLSKIGATRVNLSRELNLPEIKMLTEVAHDHDVLTEVFVHGALCIAFSGQCYSSSVSVGNSGNRGRCSQACRDEYEITDAGNKFPLNLKDNSAYYDLPELVDAKVDSLKVEGRIKGAHYVYTVVDTWRKQIDSFVESGLLIEDDSNLHKVFNRDFTNSFLKGNLTKDMFIDNPRDNSMNYAVDKATKENNEISVVQIQEVTSDLYEAKNALGSEMRDKIEFLDIRKTPVSLSFNAKVGQPFTVTVNTPKENFTVQSQSLLATAKETAITQALLEKRFKSVKSAVHTLENCNYDNLDEGLILPLKEVSVLKDEIDFILNGSVKVIKHVEVPALPQQPKVNEKPTMSMLIADVEDLHLCDVTDADVYFKLPESFKKRCNKYIDILAANPRLIPWFPAVLIGKDYDEAVRILEEIKPARIVTNNTGIAYKAYEMGIEWVAGPFMNTTNSHALVTLKEELNCAGAFISNEINKGQIRHIRRPENFKLFYSIYHPILMMTSRQCFFQRTVGCNKPSIEAGCMLKCEKATTITNVKGISFAVDKQKGGYPSIYNHEQFLNHDAVTDFSGLFDEFFIDLTNIGAGSKEVQDKVELIKHFQGLINGVDGSQQNLEQMVEVRTNAQYVQGL
- a CDS encoding acyl-CoA thioesterase; translation: MEALLSDYPVVTEIPVAWGEMDALNHVNNAVYFRYFETARLDFFKHVELMEEMAITKVGPVLGDTYCKYFRPVTYPDTLMIGSRVTDIQDDRFTMEYAIVSKTQQKLTTIGTATIVMFDFASNQKALLSLRLTNEIEKMNTLKSPCFKQEAVTE
- a CDS encoding IS4-like element ISVbsp1 family transposase, whose amino-acid sequence is MLEQELAMAHETIEDADNYESVVDAIQIEWIEQALLETNKASIRRRRLPAQQAVWLVIWMGLQRNMSIKEVCSSLDIALQPKPEDSWSRVAPSVLTDSRRRLDESPLAALFHTTVKAWNGDILQQDKDLELNVLAVDGTTFRCQDSPENAEEFGFISKKLKPYPQLRLVALMSTETRMIMGAAFDGCHVGETTLAKRLFNDIPAHSLTLFDRCYFSADLLLSWQESAENAHWLMPAKRKLRYEVLEKYAENDMLISMPISPQAQRQNPNLPARWEARLVLYQEPKGEIKGFITSLTDPSRYSLESLLRIYWQRWEIEEGYGEIKQTQLQSHVTLRSRFSAGVKQELWGVLLAYNLVRLEMVKIASEAGVRATRVSFTAAINLIDAQLRWLALSPDGTLPVKLKRMRDSLSHFILPDKRKDRTFPRSVLFVPAKYPFRFKQ
- a CDS encoding ABC transporter ATP-binding protein/permease, coding for MQNDVSSTLDSTQRSTQKAPEPKPEKKSLSILFELSKFIQPYKGRVIAALIALIFTASLTLSVGHGIRLLIDQGFSQQSLSDLGSAIQFIMVVVVLISIGTFFRFYLVSSVGERVSADIRLSVFNHVVTLHPSYFETNGSGDIMSRITTDTTLLQSIIGSSFSMAMRSALMCIGAIIMLFATNIKLTLIVLASVPFILIPILVYGRRVRALSRQSQDSMSDVGSYAGEAIEHIKTVQSYSREEQEKASFAVEVEKAYEIGRQRVKQRAILISGVIVIVFSAISGMLWVGGSDVINGTMSAGDLAAFVFYAIMVASSLGTISEVMGELQRAAGATERLIEILQVESHIVAPVANPTSLDNVTPEVAFDDVTFCYPSRPDQPATSNLTLTAHEGKVLALVGPSGAGKTTLFELLQRFYDPQVGKVTLGGVELNQFDPNELRKQMALVPQQPALFSNDVFHNIRYGNPKATDEQVIEAAKKAHAHEFIQNLPEGYHSFLGERGVRLSGGQRQRIAIARAILKDPNILLLDEATSALDSESEHHVQQALEELMRGRTTIIIAHRLSTIKHADQIAVLDKGQLVDIGDHQSLINSCELYQRLVELQFKHLNA